A genomic segment from Bacillus cereus G9842 encodes:
- a CDS encoding methionine gamma-lyase family protein, giving the protein MFDRLKNGEKIAPIVKEVESQITEVHKRADEVIESNQFRVLESFRKHKISDSHFIPTTGYGYDDIGRDSLEKVYADVFGAEAGLVRPQIISGTHAISTALFGILRPGDELLYITGKPYDTLEEIVGVRGKGVGSFKEYNIGYNAVPLTEGGLVDFEAVAAAIHSNTKMIGIQRSKGYATRPSFTIYQIKEMIAFVKEIKPDVVVFVDNCYGEFIEEQEPCHVGADLMAGSLIKNPGGGIVKTGGYIVGKEQYVEACAYRLTSPGIGAEAGASLYSLQEMYQGFFLAPHVAGQALKGAIFTAAFLEKLGMNTSPAWNAPRTDLIQSVQFDDKDRMIAFCQAIQYASPINSHFTPYANYMPGYEDDVIMAAGTFIQGASIELSADGPIRPPYVAYVQGGLTYSHVKIAICSAIDELIEKNLLTIS; this is encoded by the coding sequence AAAGAAGTAGAGAGTCAGATTACAGAAGTACATAAACGTGCGGATGAAGTAATTGAAAGTAATCAGTTTCGTGTATTAGAAAGTTTTCGTAAACATAAAATTAGTGACTCGCATTTTATCCCGACGACAGGTTATGGTTATGATGATATTGGCCGTGATTCGTTAGAAAAAGTGTATGCTGATGTGTTTGGAGCGGAAGCTGGACTTGTTCGTCCGCAAATTATTTCAGGTACTCACGCTATTTCTACAGCGTTATTCGGTATTTTACGTCCAGGAGATGAGTTATTGTACATCACTGGAAAACCGTATGATACGTTAGAGGAAATCGTTGGCGTGCGTGGGAAAGGTGTAGGTTCATTTAAAGAATATAATATTGGTTACAATGCAGTTCCGCTAACTGAAGGTGGGCTTGTTGATTTTGAAGCTGTTGCAGCAGCGATTCATAGTAATACGAAAATGATCGGTATTCAGCGTTCGAAAGGTTATGCTACTCGTCCATCGTTTACTATTTATCAAATTAAAGAGATGATCGCGTTTGTTAAAGAAATTAAACCTGATGTTGTTGTGTTTGTAGATAACTGTTATGGTGAGTTTATTGAAGAGCAAGAGCCGTGTCATGTTGGTGCAGATTTAATGGCGGGTTCGCTTATTAAAAACCCAGGCGGGGGAATTGTAAAAACTGGTGGTTACATTGTCGGTAAAGAACAGTATGTTGAAGCGTGTGCATATCGTTTAACATCTCCGGGAATTGGTGCGGAAGCTGGAGCGTCTTTATACAGTCTGCAAGAAATGTATCAAGGGTTCTTCTTAGCGCCACATGTTGCAGGACAAGCGCTGAAAGGTGCAATTTTTACAGCTGCGTTTTTAGAAAAGTTAGGAATGAACACGTCACCAGCGTGGAATGCACCAAGAACAGACTTAATTCAATCTGTTCAATTTGATGATAAAGACCGTATGATTGCCTTCTGCCAAGCGATTCAATATGCATCTCCAATTAATTCGCATTTTACTCCGTATGCAAACTATATGCCAGGTTATGAAGATGATGTAATTATGGCGGCGGGAACATTTATTCAAGGTGCAAGTATTGAATTGTCTGCTGATGGTCCGATTAGACCACCGTATGTTGCATATGTGCAAGGTGGATTAACGTATTCGCATGTTAAAATT